The Triticum aestivum cultivar Chinese Spring chromosome 4B, IWGSC CS RefSeq v2.1, whole genome shotgun sequence sequence TACTAGTCTTGTTCATTTAGCAACATATCATGGGTCGTCAATGTGGATGGTCCATGGATTATTATGCATTTTGCGTTTATTGATCAATATAATTGTGGATAGGGCAACGAGTTGTTTGAAGCATCGATGCTTTAAATCCATTTGCTGCCAGCTTTACTGTGTTTTGTTTAACCGTGTTTCAGTTTCCTGATGAACCAACCAGGCAGCAGAAACGCGATGCGAAAGAGCTGGTAAGCGGGACAGGGAACTCAACTACATTTCTTTACATTTGGTGGTGACGCATAGGTGTACTTGTATGTCATAATCTGCATATCTTGTGGAATTGCGATCTTGGAAGATGTATGAGCACTTTGCAGGCACTAGTTATTTACTGTCTAGGGCTAAGAAGAACATTCCAATTCAGACATCGATGTTTTTTTTATAGGCTTAGCTTGAGATCCGCACATGCTTTGATAAGTTAACCTGTAACGGATTCATCGAAAGCAATGCTTGTTTTATTCTTTTATTGACTCAAATAGATGCGAGACTGTTACTTGATAAAATTCAGGCACAACGGGTTTCACAGATTGAGTATTGCTATGGCAAAACTACTGGGACATGCTATATTATAGACTTACCGATAACTTTTCTGTTCATTTCTAATAAGTTCTGAGCTTACACGGTTTTAGTAAGTATGTCTTCCACTGGGTTTATCATTACTCTGAATTATTATCATGTTATACGAGAGACTATTGACTACCACTTAATCTATCTGGAATATCAGTAGAAATTAGTTTGTTTTCTCTCTTCCTGAAGATTTCCCTGTCACCCATCTCATTTTAACTTTTGCTTGTCTTTTGGGTCCATGTACAAAGATAACATTTCTGCCTGTTTTCATATTCAGATGGCTTTACTTTCTAGAATTTATCCTTGCAAAGAGTGCGCTGATCACTTCAAGGAAGTTTTGAAGTAAGCAATGCTCTCCGGCCTCTTGGATAAATTGTTATTTCCATTTAAGGGGTTTGATGCTTGTGATGCCTTTGTACGCTACAGGCTTATATCTTGCTGAAATGTTGGTATTTGATAGTTATCAAGGAATTCTTTGACCTTTTGCTGCTATATGATTAGTTATTACTTTTGCAACATGAACCTATGCGTATAGTGTCAGATCACCAAATTCATATACATGCACTTGTCTGGCATAATCTGCAACATTTTATGATTAAACGGTTCTTCACAGAAACCAGGTGATACTGACAAGGATCATATAGATATAACAATTGAGCATGATGATTCAATGGCTATTTATGTGTACCAATTGCTAATATGTGGCTCAGGTGAATTGCTGGCCATTTGGGTTCTTGAAAGCTTGCTTAGATTAGAACACttcatcgttgtggtgtaatatgtTCAAACCATGTGATCAGGTTGTCCAGTTGTTGTTACTCGATCACCTTTTTGTGTTATGTCAACATAATGGCAAATAGGCTGTTCTCTTGGAACAATGTTAAACTGACTTCATTATGATCCTATTTTCAGAGCAAATCCTGTGCAGGCAGGATCCCAGGCTGAGTTCTCTCAGTGGTTATGCTATGTGCACAATGTGGTTAATCGAAGGTAAGTCCATACGAGCAACTTTGTAATGTTTACTCGGTGGTCCCTTGGAAAACCATCAAGGTAATTGTAGTTATAATGTCTTTCTGTTGTCACTGGAAAGATACGGTCTGCAGGCCAAAAAGAGGAGAACCGAAGCAGTATATCGTTTTGGTTCCCTTTTACGACAAACAGAtgttctcattcatcacaacatatAATGATTTTACAGAATATTAGGCTGTCCACCGACGGGACCATTCTTGTGAGCTGTTCACCTGAGCGTATTCTGGTTGTCTTTTGCAGCCTTGGAAAAACAATATTTCCCTGCCAGAGAGTAAATGCACGGTGGGGCAAGCTGGATTGCCCGGATCGCGCGTGCGACCTAGAAGGCTCGAACGACATCGTGCCGAACCGATGACACTGCCCAGAAACCTTATAAAATTTCCGCGCCAGTAACAAGTTTAAACCACCATTGGATGGGCAATACCAGGAGGATAAGGAAAGATAATTCAGGACAATACCGGTGTATTATTATTGTTTACCTCCTCCATCCTCTATCCCTAGCAAATGTAATACTAGTATATGTCATCTGAACCTGCCCCTTGATGCCGCGTTCCTGTACAGTACAGTTTCGCCATCTTTACGGTGAATCAATGATGATATTATCCTATGATCTGTAAAGGTTTTGGGTGAAGTTGTATCAGTTACACCGATTTAGTGCTCTCTTTGAAGTCTGAACTCTGATGCTTTCAACTCCCCTATCTGTCAAACATTACAGGTTTCTGTGCAACCTGTATCACCGAAAACCCTGGAAATGGGGCACGTTCTATTCATGAGATTGCATAGGATAATTTGTGGGAAAAAGAGGCGGCAAATGCGTCGATCACTACTGCTAGTAGTAGTATATTCAGAGGCAGCAAGACCTGCAAGAGCTTGGCAGTCAATGACAAAGCAGGCCCGACGGAGGAATGCATGGAGGCCACCTTCCTCGCTTTGCCCGGCCATTTTTCCTGCACCGCCTGCCTCCTCGGTGTTGCCGAGACATAAATTCTGCCGTGTTATCGCGCCATTTCTTTAATCCCATGCTGACACCTACGAGTGATGCACATGCGGAGGTTGCATCACCCGTTGCACTGCATGCACTGCCTGTCTTTATCTTGCAGCCAGG is a genomic window containing:
- the LOC123093056 gene encoding FAD-linked sulfhydryl oxidase ERV1 isoform X2, whose amino-acid sequence is MAPSGSNPLGPVFQTVAAFSRRLLIAPDTAPDDHRLRPLLSLSLSPPAPLPPAPPPPPEVLKMDTKVAPLTKEEVGRATWMLLHTIAAQFPDEPTRQQKRDAKELMALLSRIYPCKECADHFKEVLKANPVQAGSQAEFSQWLCYVHNVVNRSLGKTIFPCQRVNARWGKLDCPDRACDLEGSNDIVPNR
- the LOC123093056 gene encoding FAD-linked sulfhydryl oxidase ERV1 isoform X1; its protein translation is MAPSGSNPLGPVFQTVAAFSRRLLIAPDTAPDDHRLRPLLSLSLSPPAPLPPAPPPPPEVLKQMDTKVAPLTKEEVGRATWMLLHTIAAQFPDEPTRQQKRDAKELMALLSRIYPCKECADHFKEVLKANPVQAGSQAEFSQWLCYVHNVVNRSLGKTIFPCQRVNARWGKLDCPDRACDLEGSNDIVPNR